In the genome of Impatiens glandulifera chromosome 6, dImpGla2.1, whole genome shotgun sequence, the window TTtttgggtcgagagttgtggttaatttgaatatatatgtaagaataAATAGATACATGAGTCGAATTATGGGTTGACtcttcataaacttaaaacgattaaaaataaaattaaaaataatatcacatttttaccgtagtattttttcacgattttttatattattactcgtgcagaTGCACGAGCTACATGATAGTTTTATAAAGATGTTAACTAACTTGCTATTCTAAATTAATTCGCTCTGGTATGAAAACACACATATTCATAGTTGTATAATAGGttgaacaaaaagaaaatatttaaaaactttatttttaaataattcattcgaatattaattttttaaaaacaatatttgcAAATATATCTTAGTTATAtctatacaaataaaaataaaaagcttaaaaaataaaatttaagaaacaaataaaaattgcaTAAGGAACATGTCCAAAGGCCGGCAATGTGTGTATATAaatgtaaacaaaataataaaaaatgtttccctaaaaaaagaattaagaaaTACCATACTTTGTCAACATGTATATTGAAATgtcattatataataataccAAATGCAATGCAATTATGATCAATCACTACAACCTCAAGAACTACAAACTAAAAAGATTTATAATTCTTTCTTCAAGAATGGAATTTTCACTCATCTCGGATGTCGTCCCGCTCGTATGCGTCCTTGTAGCCATCGCTCTCACCGCAAGGATATTGAAATCCTTTTCGGCAGCAGTGACCATATTGCTGCCGCCAGGGACCACAGGGTGGCCGATATTCGGTGAGAGTATGGATTATCTTAGGAAAGGATGGGAAGGAAAACCGGAAAAATTTATCCAAGAAAGGATGGCCAAATACTCGCCTCAAGCATTCAAGACGTCCCTTTTCGGGGCACAAACAATCGTGCTTTGTGGCGGAGCGGGGAACAAGTTTATGTTCTCTAATGAGAATAAGCTTGTCACTTCTTGGTGGCCAGCCTCTATTGACAAGGTtcttaattcattaaaaaatattgatattggttaagaaacaaaatttaataccATGTCTTTTAATTAATAGGTATTTCCATCGTCAACTCAAACATCTTCCAAcgaggaaatgaagaaaatgaggaAGCTCCTTCCACATGTACTTCGAGCTGAAGCCCTACACCGATACATCGGTGTAATGGACTCAATTGCTCGTCGCCACCTCGACTCTGATTGGGCGAATCGCGACGAGGTCAACGTGTTTGCCATGTCGAAAATGTACACCTTTTGGCTCGCATGTCGGCTCTTCATGAGTGTTGAGGACCCCGATCAAGTTGCCAAGTTCTCCGTGCCCTTTGAGCTTCTCGCGGTTGGCATCTTTTCTGTCCCTATTGACCTCCCCGGGACTCCTTTCAACAAGGCTATCAAGGCTTCTAACCAAATTAGGAGGGATCTTAGGGCGATCATTAAGCAAAGGAAGATCGACTTAGAGGACAACAAGGCTTCGCCTACTCAAGATGTATTATCACACATGTTGTTGACTCCCGATGACGAAGGAAAGTTCATGCACGAGATGGACGTCGCAGACAAGATCCTCGGTCTACTTGTCGGAGGGCACGACACGGCCAGTATTACTATAACATTCATCGTTAAGTACTTGGCCGAGTTACCAGAAGTCTATGAGCAAGTTTTCAAAGGTAACCATGCCAAAATTATACATagtagttttattattataacatttaacaaatACGTATtgaactatttttattaattataatacaaaactattatatattttcaatacaaCATCAATATAATatgactaataaataaaaaatcaaaataattttatttttgcttaGAGCACCCAAATTTTTTGAACCGGCAATAGTAATATTAAAGATTCTTTTTTATCTTTAGTGAGTAACTAAAGCAACTTGCATTATTAACAGAACAAATGGAGATAGCTAAATCGAAGGCTCCGGGAGAGCTCTTGAATTGGGAGGACATGCAAAAGATGAAGTATTCGTGGAACGTGGCATGCGAGGTTCTAAGACTCCACCCTCCACTTCAAGGTGCTTTCCGCCAAGCCATCACTGATTTCACATACGCCGGTTTCTCCATTCCCAAGGGATGGAAGTTGTATTGGAGTGCCCACTCGACTCATATGAATCCCGAGTGTTTTCCAAAGCCATATGAGTTCAATCCAATGAGATACGAAGGAAGGGGACCCGCGCCCTACACTTACATCCCATTCGGAGGGGGACCTCGTATGTGCCCGGGTAAAGAGTATGCGAGGCTCGAAATTCTTGCTTTCATGCACAACTTAGTTACCCGGTTCAAATGGGAGAAAGTTATCCCAAATGACAAGGTCATTGTCAATCCTATGCCTGTCCCCGAAGAAGGCCTCCCAATTCGTCTTTATTCTCTTAGCGtgatgaattaattataatgttttgtttgcaaaattttcataatcttGTAAAATTTCTATGCCCAAAAATACTGtattgtttattaaattattgttacTAGTAATATATACACTAAAAGTTTgaacttttcaaattatttataagtttatgaatataaatagaaaaagtTTATAGGCatgtatttaaattagaaaaaaaaaatgcaagacTGTGTACTGTTTCAAtgttattaatttcaaaatgtccatcaagagttgtggttagtttgaatatttatataagaataaattGATACATGGGTCGGATCGGGTCGTgagttgatccgcccataaatttaaaacgattaaattaaaaataaaaataaatatgatatatataagttttgaacttacaatctaacaaaaacaagtacaacttttaatTATGTGCATGGTTAGTTTGAATATGtatgtgaaaataaatagataCTCGAGTCGGGTCGGgattgacccgcctataaatttaaaacggttaaattataaaaattaaattaaatatgatatttataattaagtttcaAACTcgcaatataataaaaataagtacaatcttTAAATTtcggttaatttggatatgcaTGTGAGAGTAATTAAATACATAGGTAGAGCGGTCAAACGGGCCAACCCATGGCAAGGCGGGCCTACCCACCAAAACCCATCGTTTGACGGGTCAACGACGGACCGACCCTCTATCCCGGCGGACTGAAAACTcccaacccaacccaaggtGGGTTGCGGGTTAGGCGGGCCAGCCCGCGGGTTGtctcactacaaataaaaataaataaataaatatttttttttaaaatacattcaAATATCAGAATATTCCTAAACTTTTTAGATGACCATTCATCATGCTTAACactttcaaattcatcaacatCCAAATTAATAATTGACTTAGAGAGGAGTCCATTTCGAAAAATGAATCtgttatttaacaaaatattaagtttCAGACTTTTAGTGTGAAGCTTCTGAAACTGAaaccaagtttgaatccacgaaCCCTTAAATGCGAGAATAAAGAGAAGAAATGTGGAACAAATAAGTAGTCGGAGGCCAATGAAcgaagtattgagtattgactacTATAGTCTggaaccaagtttgaatccacgaacccttgaatgcgagaacgaagagaagaaaGGCGGAACAAATAAGTAGTCGGCGATCTATAGGCGAAGTATCGAGTATTGACTGCTGCAGTTCTGCCTAGGAGAGAAAAAAACTAGGGCTATGCGCGGCATATGCTTAGGCTATAAGGCTATAAatcatattagatttttttaccAACCTGCGGGCTAACCCAAGCCCGACCCGAGTGGGCTGCCCTGTGTAGGCCCACTTCCAAATGGATTGTTAATATTTCAACTCAACACGTCTAAATTGTTTGGCGGGGGTTAACCCAACGGGCCTAACCCAAATTGACGGTTTTATACATAGGTATGTTGTGGGTTGACCCTAGGGGTGCTCATCGGTTTgattttcgggttattcgagtttctcggttcggtttcttcgaaTTATTTTTTAGCTAAtttgaaaaccgaaccgaattcgaataaattataataaaaccgaaccgaattcgaatttcgaataattcaaaccgaattcgattttctttttttttcttttttacttttattgttATATCTTTAATTCAGATTattctaattcaaaacaaaatttgaattatgatgTTGAACGAAGAAGATAGatcttgaatttaaaatagGTGTTAAATGAGATATATCAATATTTAACAGTTTTGATGTAACgaaattaaatagattaaaacTCAAAGATGTAATTGAAGCCTGAAGACTCTTTCATGTGAGAATGGAGAAGATATGTAGTTGAAGCTGAAGGctatttcatattttcatattagAATGAAGATGAAAGAGAGATGACGACTTGAGATTAAGTTAATAGAATAGAGATAGGAAGGCtaaaaagattatttgattAGGTTAGAGAATAAAAAAGGATTATGTTTAGGATATATATTTGAGGTGGGTGGTTAAGAAACTAGGTTTAGAGAATAAAGATTTATGTGGGCGGCGGCTAAAAAACTAGGTTtagaaaataaagatttatGTGGGCGGCGGCTAAAAAACTAGGTTTAGAGAATAAAGATTAGGTGGGCTGGGCTGGGCTGGGCCCGTTGAGAAATTAGGGTTAGAGTTGAGAAATTAGGGTTAGAGaatgaataatgaattattatatataataaattatataatatataataaaataaataaactattatatataataaataattatatataataatatataataaataattatatataataatatatgataaataataaaaaataattcgattttcggtttggttttcgagttgaaaccccaACTCGAATACCAATctgaaaaccgtatttgaattcgaatttgccttgaaattcgattcaaaaaccaaaaataaatttctatttcgatttatttgaattcagtgaattcgaattcggttggATATTCAGAACAAATATTGAACATCCCTagttgaaaatttgaaattattaaattataaaaattaaattaaatatgatatatatatatatattttttgaacttacaacttaaaaaaataatatatatatatataataataataataaaatataataatgaaactcttgtttttattatattttcattattatatttttatttattaataaaattttatttaattattattataatattaaatttaattaaatatctttttaataaaaaaaaatatttatctaaatatacaaatttaaaaatatgcaactcttcactttatttatatttgttatttaaaataatataatattcaaaaatatataaatgagtttAAGAAGAATAACaagaattaataatattatatattttcttaattttataataattaagaaggATTAATAAAATTGAGACAAAATGTACAGAAACTAATATATTCTTGTAAGTTGAACCTAtgtgttttttcaaatattttgttgttgTACGGTCACTCAATAAtcttttttctatttcttttccTATGTAAGAAGAAGGTAAAATGCacaaatataagattaattaGTTAGGTTTGTTGGAGATTTATCAAGTATTCCAAACTCAAGATACTCAAGACATCCAAATCACGATCCATGCTTCAATTCCATAACTAATGTCAACAGAGTTAACTTTCAATTTTCCAATATATAACTCTTCACTTTATTTATGTTTgtggtttaaaataatatattattattttttttaataattaattataattattttaattactaaatactaaatatatatatatcaaaaatatataaatgagtttAGAGaagaataacaaaaattaataatattatatattttcttaattttataataatataaaggattaataaattaaacaattgataaaaattagacaataaaaaataatataataatataaaaatataaataaatttatagaaactaagatattcatataatttattttaaaataaattattttttaatttaagtaatttattaatatttaaaattaagttaataaaatatttacattatttagataaaagacattaaatatattaaattattataataatttataaattaaaatatatatatatatatatatatatataatgaaaatatatgatgcatgtaaatttaattttctaattacaaatttaaaaaaatataactcttcatcatattttgtgttaatataatgtgttaaaaaaattataataaaaacatattatatatttaaacctAATTTTCCCTctctattctattctattctcttactctaaaactttttttttatatttttttatttcattataataaaatttaatttttttaacaaataaaaatatttatttaaaagtacaaatttaaaaaatgtaactcttcattatattttattttaatataatgtgttaaaaaaattataatataaatatattatatatttaaacataattttctctaaatataagctcaatctttttttttctccattCTCTCCATcatattgtttaattataatcttaacaatatttttagattcaattttttttaatattttttatataattttatttaattattattattataataataaaatttaataattttttaacaaacaaaaatattaagataaaaatttcttccttttatttatatttattatttaaaataatataatattaaatattatataaatgagtatagagaagaatattttttttttaataatattatatattttcttaattttataataattaaaaagattaataaattaaacaatacatataaaaaaaaaaaaaaaaaaaaaagacaaaaatgtaTTGACAAAAATAGACTATTGAAAAATTTAGACAGAAATGTATAGAAACTAGTGTATTCATATAAGTAAGTTGAATCAATCATTTAACCCTTTTGTGTTTTCCcaaatattttgtgttttccCAAATATTTTGTGTTGTACGGACACTGGACGCCCTACTATCCATTTCTCTGCCGATCATCATCTTTTTCTTGCAGAAGAGGCAAAATGTTCAAATCTGAGCTTAACCAGCTATGTCAACGTAATCTATGGGGACTTCCCGAATATTCCAACTCAAAAGACGGCCCGGATCATGATCCGTGCTTCAATTCCGTAGTTATCGTCAACGGCGTTAGCTTTCAGTCCCCAAATATCTGTCGAACTGTTAAAGCAGCTCAGAATTGCGCCGCCGAGCTTGCTTTCAATCACTTTTCTGGATCCTCCTCCTCCAAGGACACTTCTTCCGCTAGCCATCCTCTGCCTTCCGTAACACTTACTCAAGGTTAATTTTGCAGCTTTATTCCTTGCTTGTTAAACCCTCATTGTCATTTTGGTTTTAACAATTCTGTCAATAGATTTATATCTTCTTACTTTTGTTCTTGATATGAGTTTTATTATGCTCTGTATCTGAAAGAGAATGATTAGTTTCTCTGGTTCCATTGGTTGATTAATGGAGTACGATTTGTAATTCTGATTGGAATTGTAACACATGGGGATGATCTCATTTCTTACACTGTGTGTGCCTGATTGGATATTCATCTGATTTTTGATATCCTCATGTGTTTCACATTTACTGTTATCTGATGTTACAATCTGATATTTTGTTGCAAATCCAAGTCACTCATAAACTTACTTGGATTTGAGAGGGAGTTACTGTAATGATTGAATTGAACTCCTGCAAAAAATTGTTTGAAGGGTTTTCTTAAAATCTACACAATAATACTATATATCATAAGTTCTAGTCATAGCTTGTCTTTGTTGTTGTTTCATTAGAGTGAGCTTTAACAAGCTAAATGAATAATGCTATAAATTTTTTATGGTCATATTAGCATTATCTTtatgatttcttcattattGTTTTTGCACTACTCTCTGCTTTACAAAATGGATTTGAAACATTATCTTTACATTGACTGACAGGAAATGTGATGCAACGTCCTCTTACTCCTGTTGAAGTGAAAGACAACAAGAACACTCCAGGTAATTGAATtcttgtctttttttttatagaaatttgcAGCTTGTTTACATGTACGAGTGGGATTCTCTAGTTGATACTTGCGCTAGGGATATGTGATAATTTATTCAAACTGTTTAATGTTCATTGTTGGTCATAAATTCACCTTTTTAGTGTAAAAGTTTATGAAAATTGTTTGTTGGTTGGGAACATTGTGTAGAATGTAAAAGCCTGTATTTCTTAATCTAGTAGTAAACCTGTTGTCATTCTTCAATACATTTCTTcattcatcattgtttttcttGCTAATGCAGTTTTGTCAGCAATTCTTATTTCAGATTCAACTAATTGCTTGACTGCATCTCACAATaatgtgatttatttaaatattttgatggtCGTATTAGCATTATCTTTATGATTTTTCATTATTGTTTTTGCACTACTCCCTGCTTTACAAAATGGATTTGAAGCATTATCTTTACATTGACTGACAGGAAATGTTATGCAACGTCCTCTTACCCCTGTTGGAGTGAAAGACAACAAGAACACTCCAGGTTATTGAATTCTTGTCTTTTCTTATAGAAATTTGCAGCTTGTTTACATGTACGAGTGGTATTCTCTAGTTGATATTTGTGCTTGGGATATGTGATGATTTATTCAAACTGTTTAATgctcactgttgaacataaATTCACCTTTTTAGTGTAAAAGTTTATGAAAATTGTTTGTTGGTTGGGAACATTGTGTAGAATGTCAAAGcctgtattttttaatttagtagtAAACCTGTTGTCATTCTTCAATACATTTCTTcattcatcattgtttttcttGCTAATGGAGTTTTGTCAACAATTCTTATTTCAGATTCAACTAATGCTTGACTGCATCTCATTCTTATTTTGATTACAGCCGGACAACATATGTATAAGAGTCGGCTACAAAAATATGCGCAAAAGAGAAACATGGGTTTTCCTGTATATTCATTTGAGCGTCAAGGTCCTTCACATATTAGTCAGTTCAAGTGTAAAGTTACTGTTGGTGGACAAACTTATGAGGATCCAATGTTTTATTTCACCCTCAAAGAAGCTGAAAATGCTGCAGCCAAAATTGCTTGGGAACAAGTTTCACCCAATGAAGATCAGGAGGTTATTCCTATATCATTCAGTTTGCAACATTCTTGTcttcttttaagttatttttcatataataatattatgtgtaATTTACAGGATGAATCGGTTCTGTATAAAAATCTCTTACAAGAATTGGTTAAAAAAAGAGGCTTCATTCCATGTTATGAGACAAAAGGAACTGGTCCATCTCACATTCCTGTTTTTGTCGCAACCGTGAAAGTAGGTGACAAAGTGTATCAAGGGCTACCTGCCACGAGCAAAAAACAGGCAGAGATGAGTGCAGCAAAGTCAGCCTTTGATTTTCTTAAAGATGGTAAGATATTGTTCTTACAAAAGTAATTGTATTCTTTATTGGCTGCAAAATAGTTGATTTCTGTAGCAAGTATGGGTCTTTTGTGGTTGTTGTTTATAGCTGTATAGTGAAATTTTGTGCTCCCTCTTGAAGTGTGAATGTGGTTCAGAAGTGTTACCAGGTTTGTTATGAAGTTGGAATGGGAGAAAAGGCTGCTAGATGGGTAAATCACCTAAATAACCTTAGATTGAAGTGATCctgatttatttcattatagATTTATAATCTAAACCGCGAAAATCATATACAAACATATAATCCTGTAAAAACTTTGAATCCATAATAAGACTAGCTGTTTTTGTGAAGATGTTGAGTTTGAGGTCTTCCAAACCAATATTTATAATCCCTTTAGATTTTGTCTCTAATTGCAGGATGATATTTACAAAAAAAGGTTAGGCTatttatatgggttggggacccaACTCTAGGTgtcattttacaaaaaaaataaaaaataaaaattaaatgttcaatttttttattaatagagTTGTCACAAATGCGATTTCAAATAATGTCTATATTAAGTCTTGAACACATGTTCTGAATGTTGTTCGTTTATCAACTCAATCATCAATCCACATCGAATTAGTTAGTCCTTTAACAAATCTTACcatcacaaaattataaatgatatctGAGTCTACACATATTTTCATTCCAATGCAtggaccatttttttttttttaaatctacaCATGTTTTAAACTTATTGTAGTTGTCCAATTAAACCCTCAAACATTATACTTTAGTAGatcactttaattatatattatcatactATGAGTTCAAAATTTGTTCATACCAAAGACATTTGTAACAATATGGTCaatcaattatatcaacataggatTTAAGGGACTTTTGTTACAGTCACAATAATAAATGACATTACATATATGTTCCATACTTATTATAGACATCCAATTAAAcccctaatttttttaataattgttttaattgggtTTAAACTTTATTATGATATCACATAATATACATTCAATAAACATATACTATATATGTACCTACATGCTAAATCCGTTCACATAATTGTTTTTTGGGAAATTACCTTATTTTGTAATCATAAAGAGCACCTTCCCCCACCCAGGGTCTCAGCTCCTAGCTCCTTCTGTAACAACGTGAGAGTAGATTAGCTTAAAAGCTCCTTGCCATACGGATTCTGCGCATCAATTTCTTGTGTCTCGCTTTGAAAGACAGAATGATATCGAATGATTAAAAGTCTCGCACGATCGCTCGAAGAAAGAAAATCTGTATTTCGGTCTAACTCGATTTTAAGACTAGTTTCCTTATTAATGCTACATTTGTCTAGCTCCCTGAATATAAATGTTCTGAATTATTTCCTGAAAGGAAAATCTCCAACCATTTGCAACTTGTTGATGTTGATATTTGAATTCCAACAGAACCACTACATTTAACTGAACACCGCCAGCAGAATGGTTGCACCAAGGACAGTCTGCAACGTGGTATTGATGCACAGTCTACTCGTTTGGATTTCATCATATAAAGTGTGCATTGTTATGCAATGACCctattttgattatattctgCCATTCCTTATATTACTGTTTTCTAGCCTCCtgaattaaaatgttttgattttttcctTAAAGGAAAATCTCCAACCATGTGCACTTTCTGATGTTAATATTTAAATCTTACAGGACCATTGCATTTAAATGAACAGCATCAGCAGATAGTTTGCACCAAGGAAGATCTGCCAATGGGTACGGATCTTATTGTTTGGAATTTTCATCATATAAAGTGTGCATTATTATGAAATGATCCTATTTCAATTCTATTCCGCTATTCCTAATTAATGCTACTGTTTTCTAGTTTATTGACATTTCCTTATAGAAAAATCTCCAACTATTTGCACTTATTGATGTTGATATTTAAATTCCAACAGGACCATTGCATTCATATGAAAAACATCAGCAGTATGGTTTCACCAAGGAAAATCTGCAAATGGGTAAGCAACTAAGCATAGATCTTCTCATTTGGgtattttcatcaaataaagagTGCATTATTGAGAAATGACCCTATTTTGATTCTATTCTGCTGTTCCTTATTAATGCTACTGTTTTCTAGCTCCCTGaatataaatgttttgaattatttCCTGAAAGGAAAATCTCCAACCATTTGCACTTGTTGATGTTGATATTTGAATTCCAACAGGACCACTGCATTTAACTGAACACCGCCAGCAGAATGGTTGCACCAAGGACAGTCTGCAATGTGGTATTGATGCACATATCTACTCGTTTGGATTTTCATCATATAAAGTGTGCATTGTTATGCAATGACCTGATATACCTTAAActagaattaaatatatatcttgaATTACATGAATAAAAAAACTAGAGTTTAGAACGAAAAGAAGATAAGAGAACAATTGAATTGATAGAGGAGAGATAGAACTCTAACAACTAGCGTGAATACAATGGGGGAAGAAGGAAGGAGATAGAGAGAAGTTGACATTGAGAGATTTTCGAATAATGTCTTATTTTCCTTCTTCCGATCCGATTCTCTTTCTTATATACTGTCATAATCCAATTTCTCAGCCAATTATTTTGCAGATCTGATTATCTTCTGTATATATCCGCCAGTGAGATAATCAATTTCCCAGCCAAATAATTATCCCTCTTTTTGGCTAACtgccttattaataattatttgtttctattcaaATAGCTATCCTACCTTTTTTGGCTACTaccatattaataattttttattcccAGTTTAGATTATTCTAGGGTTaggaaacctaaccctaacaaTCCCTTGTATCATGACCCT includes:
- the LOC124944111 gene encoding double-stranded RNA-binding protein 1-like isoform X4, yielding MFKSELNQLCQRNLWGLPEYSNSKDGPDHDPCFNSVVIVNGVSFQSPNICRTVKAAQNCAAELAFNHFSGSSSSKDTSSASHPLPSVTLTQGNVMQRPLTPVEVKDNKNTPGNVMQRPLTPVGVKDNKNTPAGQHMYKSRLQKYAQKRNMGFPVYSFERQGPSHISQFKCKVTVGGQTYEDPMFYFTLKEAENAAAKIAWEQVSPNEDQEDESVLYKNLLQELVKKRGFIPCYETKGTGPSHIPVFVATVKVGDKVYQGLPATSKKQAEMSAAKSAFDFLKDEPLHLTEHRQQNGCTKDSLQRGPLHLNEQHQQIVCTKEDLPMGPLHSYEKHQQYGFTKENLQMGPLHLTEHRQQNGCTKDSLQCGPLHLNAKHQLNGFTKENLQMGPLHLIEKSQQNGCTKETLQMATKVLNEPTTKTAGFSYPPPMPTAVKDGKRPRSPTSCDNVPLAGEDQMTADNRTHHMILVYPRSKMPNLRENDTTVSVPYAHDNWVAVKMEHKSQI
- the LOC124944111 gene encoding double-stranded RNA-binding protein 1-like isoform X1, yielding MFKSELNQLCQRNLWGLPEYSNSKDGPDHDPCFNSVVIVNGVSFQSPNICRTVKAAQNCAAELAFNHFSGSSSSKDTSSASHPLPSVTLTQGNVMQRPLTPVEVKDNKNTPGNVMQRPLTPVGVKDNKNTPAGQHMYKSRLQKYAQKRNMGFPVYSFERQGPSHISQFKCKVTVGGQTYEDPMFYFTLKEAENAAAKIAWEQVSPNEDQEDESVLYKNLLQELVKKRGFIPCYETKGTGPSHIPVFVATVKVGDKVYQGLPATSKKQAEMSAAKSAFDFLKDEPLHLTEHRQQNGCTKDSLQRGPLHLNEQHQQIVCTKEDLPMGPLHSYEKHQQYGFTKENLQMGPLHLTEHRQQNGCTKDSLQCGPLRLNDQRHQKVRTEENLQMGPLHLNAKHQLNGFTKENLQMGPLHLIEKSQQNGCTKETLQMATKVLNEPTTKTAGFSYPPPMPTAVKDGKRPRSPTSCDNVPLAGEDQMTADNRTHHMILVYPRSKMPNLRENDTTVSVPYAHDNWVAVKMEHKSQI
- the LOC124944111 gene encoding double-stranded RNA-binding protein 1-like isoform X5 — encoded protein: MFKSELNQLCQRNLWGLPEYSNSKDGPDHDPCFNSVVIVNGVSFQSPNICRTVKAAQNCAAELAFNHFSGSSSSKDTSSASHPLPSVTLTQGNVMQRPLTPVEVKDNKNTPGNVMQRPLTPVGVKDNKNTPAGQHMYKSRLQKYAQKRNMGFPVYSFERQGPSHISQFKCKVTVGGQTYEDPMFYFTLKEAENAAAKIAWEQVSPNEDQEDESVLYKNLLQELVKKRGFIPCYETKGTGPSHIPVFVATVKVGDKVYQGLPATSKKQAEMSAAKSAFDFLKDEPLHLTEHRQQNGCTKDSLQRGPLHLNEQHQQIVCTKEDLPMGPLHSYEKHQQYGFTKENLQMGPLHLNAKHQLNGFTKENLQMGPLHLIEKSQQNGCTKETLQMATKVLNEPTTKTAGFSYPPPMPTAVKDGKRPRSPTSCDNVPLAGEDQMTADNRTHHMILVYPRSKMPNLRENDTTVSVPYAHDNWVAVKMEHKSQI
- the LOC124944111 gene encoding double-stranded RNA-binding protein 1-like isoform X6; this translates as MFKSELNQLCQRNLWGLPEYSNSKDGPDHDPCFNSVVIVNGVSFQSPNICRTVKAAQNCAAELAFNHFSGSSSSKDTSSASHPLPSVTLTQGNVMQRPLTPVEVKDNKNTPGNVMQRPLTPVGVKDNKNTPAGQHMYKSRLQKYAQKRNMGFPVYSFERQGPSHISQFKCKVTVGGQTYEDPMFYFTLKEAENAAAKIAWEQVSPNEDQEDESVLYKNLLQELVKKRGFIPCYETKGTGPSHIPVFVATVKVGDKVYQGLPATSKKQAEMSAAKSAFDFLKDEPLHLTEHRQQNGCTKDSLQRGPLHLNEQHQQIVCTKEDLPMGPLHSYEKHQQYGFTKENLQMGPLHLIEKSQQNGCTKETLQMATKVLNEPTTKTAGFSYPPPMPTAVKDGKRPRSPTSCDNVPLAGEDQMTADNRTHHMILVYPRSKMPNLRENDTTVSVPYAHDNWVAVKMEHKSQI
- the LOC124944111 gene encoding double-stranded RNA-binding protein 1-like isoform X3, translating into MFKSELNQLCQRNLWGLPEYSNSKDGPDHDPCFNSVVIVNGVSFQSPNICRTVKAAQNCAAELAFNHFSGSSSSKDTSSASHPLPSVTLTQGNVMQRPLTPVEVKDNKNTPGNVMQRPLTPVGVKDNKNTPAGQHMYKSRLQKYAQKRNMGFPVYSFERQGPSHISQFKCKVTVGGQTYEDPMFYFTLKEAENAAAKIAWEQVSPNEDQEDESVLYKNLLQELVKKRGFIPCYETKGTGPSHIPVFVATVKVGDKVYQGLPATSKKQAEMSAAKSAFDFLKDGPLHLNEQHQQIVCTKEDLPMGPLHSYEKHQQYGFTKENLQMGPLHLTEHRQQNGCTKDSLQCGPLRLNDQRHQKVRTEENLQMGPLHLNAKHQLNGFTKENLQMGPLHLIEKSQQNGCTKETLQMATKVLNEPTTKTAGFSYPPPMPTAVKDGKRPRSPTSCDNVPLAGEDQMTADNRTHHMILVYPRSKMPNLRENDTTVSVPYAHDNWVAVKMEHKSQI
- the LOC124944111 gene encoding double-stranded RNA-binding protein 1-like isoform X2, translated to MFKSELNQLCQRNLWGLPEYSNSKDGPDHDPCFNSVVIVNGVSFQSPNICRTVKAAQNCAAELAFNHFSGSSSSKDTSSASHPLPSVTLTQGNVMQRPLTPVEVKDNKNTPAGQHMYKSRLQKYAQKRNMGFPVYSFERQGPSHISQFKCKVTVGGQTYEDPMFYFTLKEAENAAAKIAWEQVSPNEDQEDESVLYKNLLQELVKKRGFIPCYETKGTGPSHIPVFVATVKVGDKVYQGLPATSKKQAEMSAAKSAFDFLKDEPLHLTEHRQQNGCTKDSLQRGPLHLNEQHQQIVCTKEDLPMGPLHSYEKHQQYGFTKENLQMGPLHLTEHRQQNGCTKDSLQCGPLRLNDQRHQKVRTEENLQMGPLHLNAKHQLNGFTKENLQMGPLHLIEKSQQNGCTKETLQMATKVLNEPTTKTAGFSYPPPMPTAVKDGKRPRSPTSCDNVPLAGEDQMTADNRTHHMILVYPRSKMPNLRENDTTVSVPYAHDNWVAVKMEHKSQI